A segment of the Acidimicrobiales bacterium genome:
TGGGCGAGGATGTCATGCATGGGGGCTCGGGTCTCCTAGTGCTCGGGATGGAGGGAACCGCCGATGTACACACCGGCGAGGATGCTGAAGATGTAGGCCTGCAGGAAGGCCACCAGCAGCTCGAAGCCCGTCATCATCGTCAGCATGATGAAGGGGAAGGGCAGGAAGATCGCGTACCAGGCCTTGGCCCAGAGGGCCGCGGTGAGCACGGCGAAGGTCACCAGCAGGATGTGGCCGGCCAGCAGGTTGGCGAAGAGACGGACCGCCAGGGAGAAGGGCCGCACCAGGAACACCGACACGAACTCGATCGGCGTCACCAGGATGTAGATGGGCTTGGGCACGCCCGGTGGGAACAGGGTGCTCTTCAGGTAGCCGCCGACGCCCTGGTGCTTGAAGCCCACGGCGATGAACAGCACGTACACGATCAGCGTGAGCATCGCCGGGATGGCCATCCGGGCGGTCGCCGGCATCTGCACGGCGGGGATGATCCCGAAGATGTTGCTGAAGAAGATGAAGAAGAACAGCGCCAGCATCAGCGGCGTGTACCGCATGCCATCGGGCCCGATGGTGGGCATGATGACCTCTTTGCGGATGAACTCGACCGAGATCTCCATCAGGTTCTGCAGGCCCCGGGGCACCATCTGCTTCTTGGCGCCCAGGAAGAACAGCAGCAGGGTGAGCCCGGCCGAGACCAGGGTGATGATCGCGATCTTGTTGAACCCGTAGGGGGTTCCCTCGAAGGCGATGTCGGGCCAGTTGAGGATCTCTCCGATGGGCGGGAACTCGAGCGCGTAGACGGGGAGCACGACGAGGGCTACTCCTTGGTGCTGCCCACCGGGCGGTGCCCGGGCTTGAGGGCGGGGAAGGCGAGCGACGCGGAGACGTACTTCAGCTCCCAGGCCAGCAGGCCCAGGTATGCCACGACGAGGGTGAGGCATAGCGGGATCGGCTCCACCCACGGCTGGTCGATGACCAGCAGGACGATCGCCATGATGATCGCGAGGCGGGCGAGGAACCCGCCCAGGGCCGCCCCCATGAGCAGGCCCAGCGAGATCCGGGCCGCCCAGGCGAGCATCGCGGCGGAGAGCGCGAAGTTGGCGAGCACGATGGCCACGGCGAGGCCGGCGGACAGCGCGCCGTCGACCCCCCAGAAGATGAACCCGACCAGCACGAACAGCGGTGCCACGGGCAGGCCGCGACGCACCATGTC
Coding sequences within it:
- the atpB gene encoding F0F1 ATP synthase subunit A: MLPVYALEFPPIGEILNWPDIAFEGTPYGFNKIAIITLVSAGLTLLLFFLGAKKQMVPRGLQNLMEISVEFIRKEVIMPTIGPDGMRYTPLMLALFFFIFFSNIFGIIPAVQMPATARMAIPAMLTLIVYVLFIAVGFKHQGVGGYLKSTLFPPGVPKPIYILVTPIEFVSVFLVRPFSLAVRLFANLLAGHILLVTFAVLTAALWAKAWYAIFLPFPFIMLTMMTGFELLVAFLQAYIFSILAGVYIGGSLHPEH
- a CDS encoding ATP synthase subunit I, with translation MSGDPFLTRFEGPAPEQQIAHDMVRRGLPVAPLFVLVGFIFWGVDGALSAGLAVAIVLANFALSAAMLAWAARISLGLLMGAALGGFLARLAIIMAIVLLVIDQPWVEPIPLCLTLVVAYLGLLAWELKYVSASLAFPALKPGHRPVGSTKE